One Fundidesulfovibrio terrae genomic window carries:
- a CDS encoding acetate--CoA ligase family protein, with translation MERNDPLLSLFEPRTVAVIGASRSPEKVGHLVVSNLLASGYQGKIFPVNPHGGEIAGIAAFLSEDQLPETPDLAVLCIPRNLVNASLERLGALGTKAVAVLGSGFKEVGREGYYLEEEAASICRRHGMLMLGPNSLGVFNPARGLSASFVQAAPDAGNVAFFSQSGSLCFSVLDSARSKGFGFSKFVNLGNKALLDESHMLAFLKDDPETEVILGYVENIADGQAFLRAAQEATLEKPVIMIKSGSTPAGARAATSHTGAMAGSEDACRAAFTQAGIIRVGGVEDMFNLAWAFSTQPAPQGPNLCVVTNSGGPGIMAADAAGRTKLNMAALRGQTVDELKAMLPSYADVYNPVDILGDADAARFVKALGVVAADPMVHMVLALLTPAPAVDVEAVARAVAEQARSCGKPVVACFMGEGKVAGAREILRRAKVPCYEYPESAVAALDALFCHCEWKKRPLPVEICYMSNTYQAKDVLDKAKGKGFTELSEFMAQDVLKAYGLPVPKTVLARTSDEAAQAAKSMGYPVALKIASPQILHKSDVGGVALSIGNEDELRRSFMGITNRARRVKEAYVMGCLVQEMAPKGSREVFAGFKRDPQFGPLVLFGLGGIYVEVLRDVSCRLAPLSLLDVGEMVREIKSYPILRGVRGEPPVDFRAVEDVLLTLSQIAVDFPEIEECDFNPIMAHPGGVLVVDARFTLGKPTGNDG, from the coding sequence ATGGAACGAAACGACCCGTTGCTCTCGCTCTTCGAACCCCGCACCGTGGCGGTGATCGGCGCATCACGCTCCCCTGAGAAGGTGGGGCATCTTGTTGTGTCCAATCTACTCGCCTCCGGGTATCAGGGGAAAATTTTTCCGGTCAACCCCCACGGGGGCGAAATCGCGGGAATTGCCGCGTTCCTCTCCGAGGACCAGCTGCCCGAAACCCCGGACCTGGCCGTGCTGTGCATCCCCAGGAACTTGGTGAACGCAAGCCTGGAACGGCTCGGAGCCCTGGGGACAAAGGCCGTGGCCGTCCTGGGCTCGGGTTTCAAGGAGGTCGGCCGCGAGGGCTACTACCTTGAGGAGGAGGCCGCAAGCATTTGCCGTCGGCACGGCATGCTTATGCTCGGCCCCAACAGCCTGGGCGTGTTCAACCCGGCCAGGGGACTTTCCGCCAGTTTCGTCCAGGCCGCTCCGGACGCGGGCAACGTGGCCTTCTTCTCCCAGTCCGGCTCGCTGTGCTTCTCCGTGCTGGACTCCGCCCGGAGCAAGGGGTTCGGCTTCTCCAAGTTCGTGAACCTGGGCAACAAGGCCCTTCTTGACGAATCCCACATGCTGGCCTTTTTGAAGGACGACCCCGAAACCGAGGTCATTCTGGGATACGTGGAGAACATCGCCGACGGCCAGGCTTTTCTGCGCGCCGCCCAGGAGGCCACCCTGGAAAAGCCGGTGATCATGATCAAGTCCGGCTCCACCCCGGCCGGGGCGCGAGCCGCCACCAGCCACACTGGGGCCATGGCCGGATCCGAGGACGCCTGCCGCGCGGCCTTCACCCAGGCCGGCATCATCCGGGTCGGTGGCGTCGAGGACATGTTCAACCTGGCCTGGGCCTTCTCCACCCAGCCCGCGCCCCAGGGCCCTAACCTGTGCGTGGTGACCAACTCCGGCGGTCCCGGCATCATGGCCGCCGACGCGGCCGGGCGCACCAAGCTCAACATGGCGGCGTTGCGCGGCCAGACCGTGGACGAGCTCAAGGCCATGCTGCCCAGCTACGCCGACGTCTACAACCCCGTGGACATCCTGGGCGACGCCGACGCCGCGCGCTTCGTCAAGGCCCTGGGGGTGGTGGCCGCCGACCCCATGGTGCACATGGTGCTGGCCCTTCTGACCCCGGCTCCGGCCGTGGACGTCGAGGCCGTGGCCCGGGCCGTGGCCGAGCAGGCCAGGTCCTGCGGCAAGCCCGTGGTGGCCTGCTTCATGGGCGAGGGCAAGGTGGCCGGGGCGCGCGAGATCCTGCGCCGGGCCAAGGTGCCCTGCTACGAGTATCCGGAATCCGCCGTGGCGGCCCTGGACGCGCTGTTCTGCCATTGCGAGTGGAAGAAGCGGCCCCTGCCGGTGGAAATCTGCTACATGTCCAACACCTACCAGGCCAAGGACGTGTTGGACAAAGCCAAGGGCAAGGGCTTCACGGAGCTTTCCGAGTTCATGGCCCAGGACGTGCTCAAGGCCTACGGCCTGCCCGTGCCCAAGACGGTTCTGGCCAGGACCTCCGACGAGGCCGCCCAGGCGGCCAAGTCCATGGGCTATCCGGTGGCCTTGAAGATCGCCTCGCCCCAGATTCTGCACAAGTCCGACGTGGGCGGCGTGGCTCTTTCCATCGGAAACGAGGACGAGCTGCGCCGATCCTTCATGGGCATCACCAACCGAGCCCGCCGGGTGAAGGAAGCCTACGTCATGGGCTGCCTGGTGCAGGAGATGGCCCCCAAGGGCTCGCGCGAGGTGTTCGCCGGGTTCAAGCGCGACCCCCAGTTCGGGCCGCTGGTGCTCTTCGGGCTGGGCGGCATCTACGTGGAGGTGCTGCGCGACGTCTCCTGCAGGCTGGCCCCGCTGTCGCTTCTGGACGTGGGCGAGATGGTGCGCGAGATCAAGAGCTATCCGATCCTACGCGGGGTGCGTGGCGAGCCCCCCGTGGACTTCCGGGCCGTCGAGGACGTTCTGCTGACGCTTTCGCAGATCGCTGTGGACTTCCCGGAGATCGAGGAATGCGATTTCAATCCGATCATGGCCCATCCGGGTGGCGTGCTCGTGGTGGATGCGCGCTTCACCCTGGGCAAGCCGACCGGCAATGACGGTTGA
- a CDS encoding phosphotransacetylase family protein, whose amino-acid sequence MAGIYIGSTSGYSGKNMVVMGLGLKFQKEGYQVGYYKPVGAMPKEVAGKLGDDDANFVQGVLGLEEDPAEVTPVVVTQDFKVKAFSGQCGDLMGQIDSGYRKLSKGKDVTLVAGSGSMYSGKYCGVDGVSVVKKLDIPAIVIDRFQKELNYDYLVILKEALGDHLMGVVLNDITPNFLDEAESLIVPFLERSGVKVLGVIPKDPLMGAIKVADLAEKLGGKVISAQHKAERIVESFLIGTMQVENFLTHFRKNKNAAVIVGGDRSDVQLVALEGDSPCLVLTGNLYPNDIILTRSEVLEIPIIVVRDDTFSVAKKMETILQRHKLRDIIKIKQGAQLVSSNIDFEYIKRGLGLK is encoded by the coding sequence ATGGCTGGCATCTACATCGGGTCCACGTCGGGATATTCCGGCAAGAACATGGTCGTCATGGGGCTCGGCCTCAAGTTCCAGAAGGAAGGCTACCAGGTGGGCTACTACAAGCCCGTGGGCGCCATGCCCAAGGAAGTGGCCGGAAAGCTCGGAGACGACGACGCCAACTTCGTCCAGGGCGTGCTCGGCCTGGAGGAGGACCCCGCCGAAGTGACCCCCGTGGTGGTCACGCAGGATTTCAAGGTCAAGGCTTTCTCCGGCCAGTGCGGCGACCTCATGGGCCAGATCGATTCGGGCTACAGGAAGCTCTCCAAGGGCAAGGACGTCACCCTGGTGGCGGGCTCGGGCTCCATGTACTCCGGCAAGTACTGCGGCGTGGACGGCGTCAGCGTGGTCAAGAAGCTGGACATCCCGGCCATCGTCATCGACCGCTTCCAGAAAGAGCTCAACTACGACTATCTGGTGATCCTCAAGGAAGCCCTGGGCGACCACCTCATGGGCGTGGTCTTGAACGACATCACCCCGAATTTCCTGGACGAGGCGGAATCGCTCATCGTGCCCTTCCTTGAGCGCAGCGGCGTGAAGGTGCTGGGAGTCATCCCCAAGGACCCGCTCATGGGGGCCATCAAGGTGGCCGACCTGGCCGAGAAGCTGGGCGGCAAGGTGATCAGCGCCCAGCACAAGGCCGAGCGCATCGTGGAGAGCTTCCTCATAGGCACCATGCAGGTGGAGAACTTCCTGACCCACTTCCGCAAGAACAAGAACGCGGCGGTCATCGTGGGCGGCGACCGCTCCGACGTGCAGCTGGTGGCCCTGGAGGGCGACAGCCCCTGCCTAGTGCTCACCGGCAACCTCTATCCCAACGACATCATCCTCACCCGTTCCGAGGTGCTGGAGATTCCCATCATCGTGGTGCGCGACGACACCTTCTCCGTGGCCAAGAAGATGGAGACCATCCTGCAGCGCCACAAGCTGCGCGACATCATCAAGATCAAGCAGGGCGCGCAGCTGGTCAGCTCCAACATCGACTTCGAGTACATCAAGCGGGGACTGGGGCTGAAGTAG
- a CDS encoding Hsp20/alpha crystallin family protein, giving the protein MPDLISWGAHEIAKLKGDLDKLFDDLFEDFALSRAVCPDEGISLAQAGDGWIVTCPLPGFEPGEVSVTVAGRVLLITAARKEAEGVGLVTLSRRLSLPFPVEAAEAEFSGGTLTVSIRRSPPSAVRSVPVVKR; this is encoded by the coding sequence ATGCCCGATCTGATCTCTTGGGGAGCGCACGAGATCGCCAAGCTCAAAGGCGACCTGGACAAGCTCTTCGACGACCTTTTCGAGGATTTCGCCCTCTCCCGCGCCGTCTGTCCCGACGAAGGCATCAGCCTGGCCCAGGCCGGAGACGGCTGGATCGTCACCTGCCCCCTGCCCGGGTTCGAGCCCGGCGAGGTCTCCGTGACCGTGGCCGGGCGCGTGCTGTTGATCACCGCCGCCAGGAAGGAGGCGGAGGGCGTGGGCCTCGTGACCCTCTCGCGCCGCCTGAGCCTGCCGTTCCCCGTGGAGGCGGCCGAAGCCGAATTCTCAGGCGGAACGCTCACCGTGAGCATCCGCCGTTCGCCCCCTTCCGCCGTCCGCAGCGTCCCTGTGGTCAAGAGATGA
- a CDS encoding Lon protease family protein yields MTASPHSMEVPQDKLRWRLDPASLGFETTAQLDPLDAVVGQDRGLEALRFGMGMARKGYNIFVTGEQGLGRLSAVKRLLRELSKADRVPDDLCYVNNFKRAEAPVLLRFKAGQGSVFKKDIHDWLESLKKEVPQLFESEEYIARKNEIIEVHEKKVMEFYKAVEEKVKNTGLAMVRMEIGPYSRPDVLPVVDGEPKRMVDLEAMVDNGRFPREEFEQIKAKRTQVKEEVDHIVLEVRTLQKEVDRKLEDMDRIMFRAMASDLLAPLRERHPDPKVAAHLDSMLDHMVENLEEIKLLGGKGQGMPGGMPFMGPSPEAIVQPYGVNLLVDNAEQPGPPVIIESYPTYRNLFGGVDRVVGPYGGWSTDFTKITAGAFVKANGGYLVLNLMDAIIEPGVWQTLKRSLKTERIEIQTYDPFYFISGTGLKPEPIDMQVKVVVLGDHRLHQLLLYYDQDLPKIFKVRADFARAMDKTDAAVADMARFIAGEAAKHKLKPFEAGAVALVVEHAVRMAGRVEKLSTAFPLLADLLFEADLYSGRAKADVVGADHVRQALTARIGRLDRIQELLREMIARGSLFVDVEGSAVGQVNGLAVHSVGDFAFGMPSRITAATAMGREGIINIEREADLSGPIHSKGMLILSGYLRRNYAQDKPLSLTASIAFEQAYSGVDGDSASSTELYALLSSLSGVPLRQDVAVTGSVNQMGRVQPIGGVNEKIEGFFLCCRDKGLTGKQGVMIPRANVQDLMLREEVLEAVSKGEFHVWAVETVDEGIELLTGVPAGERGKDGKYAAGTINALADDRLKSLAEGLRDFVQEGEDKKDKGRKAKKGS; encoded by the coding sequence ATGACCGCATCGCCTCATTCCATGGAAGTCCCTCAGGACAAGCTCCGCTGGAGGCTCGACCCGGCCTCCCTGGGCTTTGAGACCACCGCCCAGCTCGATCCCCTGGACGCCGTCGTCGGCCAGGACCGGGGCCTTGAGGCCCTCCGGTTCGGCATGGGCATGGCCCGCAAGGGCTACAACATCTTCGTCACAGGCGAGCAGGGCCTTGGCCGTCTGTCCGCAGTCAAGCGGCTCCTGCGCGAGCTCTCCAAAGCTGACCGGGTCCCCGACGACCTGTGCTACGTCAACAACTTCAAGCGCGCCGAGGCTCCGGTGCTGCTCAGGTTCAAGGCCGGGCAAGGCTCGGTTTTCAAAAAGGACATTCACGATTGGCTGGAGAGCCTCAAGAAGGAGGTCCCGCAGCTCTTCGAGAGCGAGGAGTACATCGCCCGCAAGAACGAGATCATCGAGGTGCACGAGAAAAAGGTCATGGAGTTCTACAAGGCCGTGGAGGAGAAGGTCAAAAACACCGGCCTGGCCATGGTGCGCATGGAGATCGGCCCCTACAGCCGCCCGGACGTGCTGCCCGTGGTGGACGGCGAGCCCAAGCGCATGGTGGACCTGGAGGCCATGGTGGACAACGGTCGCTTCCCCCGGGAGGAATTCGAGCAGATCAAGGCCAAGCGGACCCAGGTGAAGGAGGAGGTGGACCACATCGTGCTCGAGGTGCGCACCCTCCAGAAGGAGGTGGACCGCAAGCTCGAGGACATGGACCGCATCATGTTCCGGGCCATGGCCTCGGACCTTCTGGCGCCGCTACGCGAACGCCACCCCGACCCCAAGGTCGCGGCCCACCTGGACTCCATGCTCGACCACATGGTGGAGAACCTGGAGGAGATCAAGCTCCTGGGCGGCAAGGGCCAGGGCATGCCGGGCGGAATGCCCTTCATGGGCCCCTCGCCCGAAGCCATCGTGCAACCCTACGGGGTGAACCTGCTGGTGGACAACGCCGAGCAGCCCGGCCCCCCGGTGATCATCGAATCCTACCCCACCTACCGCAACCTGTTCGGCGGCGTGGACCGGGTGGTGGGACCCTACGGCGGCTGGAGCACCGACTTCACCAAGATCACCGCCGGGGCCTTCGTCAAGGCCAATGGCGGCTACCTGGTGCTGAACCTCATGGACGCCATCATCGAGCCCGGCGTCTGGCAGACCCTGAAGCGCTCCCTCAAGACCGAGCGCATCGAGATCCAGACCTACGACCCGTTCTATTTCATCTCCGGCACCGGGCTCAAGCCCGAGCCCATCGACATGCAGGTGAAGGTGGTGGTGCTCGGCGACCACCGGCTGCACCAGCTCCTTCTGTACTACGACCAGGACCTGCCCAAGATTTTCAAGGTCCGCGCCGATTTCGCCCGGGCCATGGACAAGACCGACGCCGCCGTGGCCGACATGGCCCGGTTCATCGCGGGAGAGGCCGCCAAGCACAAGCTGAAGCCCTTCGAGGCCGGAGCCGTGGCCCTGGTGGTGGAGCACGCCGTGCGCATGGCCGGGCGGGTGGAGAAGCTCTCCACGGCCTTCCCCCTGCTGGCCGACCTGCTCTTCGAGGCTGACCTCTACTCCGGGCGCGCCAAGGCCGACGTCGTGGGCGCGGACCACGTCCGCCAGGCGCTCACCGCCCGCATCGGACGCCTGGACCGCATCCAGGAGCTCCTGCGCGAGATGATCGCCCGGGGCAGCCTGTTCGTGGACGTGGAGGGAAGCGCCGTGGGCCAGGTCAACGGCCTGGCCGTGCACAGCGTGGGGGATTTCGCCTTCGGCATGCCCTCGCGCATCACCGCGGCCACAGCCATGGGCCGTGAGGGCATCATCAACATCGAACGCGAGGCCGACCTCTCCGGCCCCATCCACAGCAAGGGGATGCTCATCCTGTCCGGATACCTGCGGCGCAACTACGCCCAGGACAAACCCCTGTCGCTCACCGCCAGCATCGCCTTCGAGCAGGCCTATTCCGGCGTGGACGGCGACTCGGCGTCCTCAACCGAGCTGTACGCGCTGCTGTCCAGCCTGTCGGGCGTGCCCCTGCGCCAGGACGTGGCCGTCACCGGTTCGGTGAACCAGATGGGGCGCGTCCAGCCCATCGGCGGGGTCAACGAGAAGATCGAAGGGTTCTTCCTGTGCTGCCGGGACAAGGGCCTCACGGGAAAGCAGGGCGTCATGATCCCCAGGGCCAATGTCCAGGATTTGATGTTGCGTGAGGAGGTACTGGAAGCCGTGAGCAAGGGAGAGTTCCACGTCTGGGCGGTGGAGACGGTGGACGAGGGGATCGAGCTTTTGACCGGAGTCCCGGCCGGGGAGAGAGGCAAGGACGGGAAGTATGCGGCCGGAACGATCAACGCCCTGGCCGACGACCGCCTGAAGAGCCTGGCCGAAGGTTTGCGCGATTTCGTGCAGGAGGGGGAGGATAAGAAGGACAAAGGCAGGAAGGCGAAGAAGGGGAGCTGA
- the rnhA gene encoding ribonuclease HI: MNGTDNESCPVLIHTDGACLGNPGPGGYGSILHWNGKEKELSGGYKLTTNNRMEILAVIVALEELTKPCQVRVVTDSMYVRDAIEKRWLANWKRNGWKTAAKTPVKNRDLWMRLDGLLAQHQVKFEWVRGHNGHPENERCDVLARRAAQGRELPVDTGYPG, encoded by the coding sequence GTGAACGGAACTGACAACGAATCCTGCCCGGTCCTGATCCACACCGATGGGGCCTGCCTGGGCAATCCCGGGCCCGGCGGCTACGGTTCGATCCTGCACTGGAACGGCAAGGAAAAAGAGCTTTCGGGCGGATACAAGCTCACCACCAACAACCGCATGGAGATCCTGGCCGTGATCGTGGCCCTGGAGGAGCTGACCAAGCCCTGCCAGGTGCGGGTGGTCACGGATTCCATGTACGTGCGCGACGCCATCGAGAAGCGCTGGCTGGCCAACTGGAAGCGCAACGGCTGGAAGACTGCGGCCAAGACGCCCGTCAAGAACCGCGACCTGTGGATGCGCCTGGACGGGCTTCTGGCCCAGCACCAGGTGAAGTTCGAGTGGGTGCGCGGGCACAACGGGCACCCGGAGAACGAGCGTTGCGACGTGCTGGCCCGCAGGGCCGCGCAGGGGCGCGAGCTTCCGGTGGACACCGGCTACCCCGGCTGA
- a CDS encoding ABC transporter ATP-binding protein, which translates to MDTEMIALEDVTLTLQSQAGPVNILRGANLRAKAGEHLAVVGPSGAGKTTLLMLMSGLERATSGSVRVAGRELSGMNEDQLARFRLENVGIVFQSFHLAPAMTALENVALPLEFARREGAFDLAAKALERVGLSGRLGHYPAQLSGGEQQRVALARAVVAGPRLILADEPTGNLDHATGERVVETLFTLANETSATMVLVTHDMALAGRCGRVALMEDGVIGEHP; encoded by the coding sequence ATGGACACCGAGATGATCGCCCTTGAGGACGTAACCCTGACCCTACAAAGCCAGGCCGGGCCGGTCAACATTCTGCGCGGGGCCAACCTGCGCGCCAAGGCCGGGGAGCATCTGGCCGTGGTGGGGCCTTCGGGCGCCGGGAAGACCACGCTGCTCATGCTCATGTCCGGCCTGGAGCGGGCCACGTCCGGTTCCGTGCGGGTGGCCGGGCGCGAGCTTTCGGGCATGAACGAGGACCAGCTGGCCCGCTTCCGCCTGGAAAACGTGGGGATCGTGTTCCAGAGCTTCCACCTGGCCCCGGCCATGACCGCCCTGGAGAACGTGGCCCTGCCCCTGGAGTTCGCCCGCCGCGAGGGGGCCTTCGACCTGGCGGCCAAGGCGCTCGAGCGCGTGGGCCTGTCGGGGCGGCTTGGCCACTATCCGGCCCAGCTTTCGGGCGGCGAGCAGCAACGCGTGGCCCTGGCCCGGGCCGTGGTGGCCGGTCCGCGCCTGATCCTGGCCGACGAGCCCACGGGCAACCTGGACCACGCCACCGGCGAGAGGGTTGTGGAGACGCTTTTCACCCTGGCGAACGAGACTTCCGCCACCATGGTGCTGGTCACGCACGACATGGCCCTGGCCGGGCGTTGCGGCCGGGTGGCCCTCATGGAGGATGGCGTGATCGGGGAGCATCCATGA
- a CDS encoding arylesterase, translating into MTPSDAHAKTLRLAALGDSLTAGWGLPPSESFCAELERALKAKGHDVQVLNFGISGDTTAGGVARVGAVIAARPDGVILELGANDAMRGFDPALPEANLDRVLGELKKANIPVLLTGMRALLGMGKRYGDEFAAIYPRLAEKHGVKLYPFFLAGVAGDPALNQPDGIHPNYQGVREVVRRMLPDVEAFLKSLGEGK; encoded by the coding sequence ATGACGCCTTCTGACGCCCACGCCAAAACCCTCCGTCTGGCCGCTTTGGGCGACAGCCTTACCGCCGGATGGGGCCTGCCCCCGTCCGAGTCCTTCTGCGCCGAGCTGGAACGTGCGCTCAAGGCCAAGGGCCACGACGTGCAGGTGCTCAATTTCGGTATCTCCGGGGACACCACCGCCGGTGGCGTGGCCCGCGTGGGGGCCGTGATCGCGGCCAGGCCCGACGGCGTCATCCTGGAGCTGGGGGCCAACGACGCCATGCGCGGCTTCGATCCGGCCCTGCCCGAAGCCAACCTGGACCGCGTTCTGGGCGAACTCAAAAAGGCGAACATCCCCGTGCTGCTCACCGGCATGCGGGCGCTTTTGGGCATGGGCAAGCGCTACGGCGACGAGTTTGCGGCCATCTATCCCCGCCTGGCCGAAAAGCACGGCGTGAAGCTGTATCCCTTCTTCCTGGCTGGCGTGGCCGGCGACCCGGCCCTCAACCAGCCCGACGGCATTCACCCCAACTACCAGGGCGTGCGCGAGGTGGTGCGGCGGATGCTGCCGGACGTGGAGGCGTTCCTGAAAAGTCTGGGGGAGGGGAAGTAG
- the tatA gene encoding twin-arginine translocase TatA/TatE family subunit encodes MGAFSIWHWIVVLAIILLVFGPGRLGNLGRDLGKSIKEFKSAMNDKDITPDKIEDHSTQASSTTTVNQTDKTKV; translated from the coding sequence ATGGGCGCGTTTTCCATCTGGCATTGGATCGTAGTTCTTGCAATCATTCTGCTGGTTTTCGGACCGGGCCGCCTCGGCAACCTGGGCCGCGACCTGGGCAAGAGCATCAAGGAATTCAAAAGCGCGATGAACGACAAGGACATCACGCCCGACAAGATCGAGGACCACTCCACCCAGGCATCCTCCACCACCACGGTCAACCAGACCGACAAGACCAAGGTCTAG
- a CDS encoding ribonuclease H-like domain-containing protein produces the protein MLGRTFCHLPGIGPKSESSLWDAGIRTWEDFLCAPEPPVSPGRFGLMREGLEQSRAALQARDADWFAARLRTANSWRLFPSFLPDAGYLDIETDGTTDPVVTAVALLHQGRLATYVRGENMDELEAGLAGVKVLVTFNGKCFDVPIIERVLGVRCPKAHVDLRFVLGAVGQKGGLKACEKRYGLSRRELDGVDGWSAVLLWREWERTGDRRVLETLLAYNAADVLSLEVLLAHALDELLLKTPFAPELTVPVPDMAANPFTPDPDVVEWVKGAAVPRYF, from the coding sequence ATGCTGGGCCGCACCTTCTGTCATCTGCCCGGCATAGGTCCCAAGAGCGAATCCTCCCTGTGGGATGCGGGCATCCGCACATGGGAGGATTTCCTTTGCGCGCCTGAGCCCCCCGTCAGCCCCGGCAGGTTCGGGCTCATGCGCGAGGGGCTGGAACAGTCCCGGGCCGCCCTCCAGGCCCGCGACGCGGACTGGTTCGCGGCGCGGCTGCGTACCGCCAATTCCTGGCGGCTCTTTCCTTCTTTCCTGCCCGACGCGGGTTATCTGGACATCGAAACCGACGGCACCACCGATCCGGTGGTCACGGCCGTGGCGCTTCTGCACCAGGGGCGGCTGGCCACCTACGTCCGTGGCGAGAACATGGACGAGTTGGAGGCCGGGCTGGCCGGGGTGAAGGTGCTGGTTACGTTCAACGGCAAGTGCTTCGATGTGCCGATCATCGAGCGCGTGCTCGGGGTGCGTTGTCCCAAGGCCCATGTGGACCTTCGCTTCGTGCTGGGGGCGGTGGGGCAGAAGGGCGGACTCAAGGCGTGCGAGAAACGCTACGGGCTCTCGCGGCGGGAACTGGACGGGGTGGACGGCTGGAGCGCGGTGCTCCTGTGGCGGGAATGGGAGCGCACCGGCGACCGGCGGGTGCTCGAGACGCTTCTGGCCTACAACGCGGCCGACGTGCTGTCGCTGGAGGTGCTCCTGGCTCACGCCCTGGACGAACTGCTTCTCAAGACCCCCTTCGCCCCCGAGCTCACCGTGCCCGTCCCGGACATGGCCGCCAATCCCTTCACGCCCGATCCGGACGTGGTGGAGTGGGTGAAGGGCGCCGCCGTTCCCCGGTACTTCTAG
- a CDS encoding MBOAT family O-acyltransferase, which yields MQFLSLEFAFFFLAVLAGAWAARRNALAFRLLLLVASYIFYASFHLGFAALLLGVSLSTWGAALGVARLQAPGRRKALLTAYLAALLGELCFFKYYALASELTGALPELSIVMPVGISFFTFQAVGYVVDVFRRPEEVQRSPLDVLLFMAFFPTVLSGPILRARDFIPQLRSAAPAWTDANQAFWLIMVGLFKKVALSSYLSEHITRQIFSNPDDFSSLGALVGVMAYSAQIYCDFSGYSDLAQGLAGLLGLRVPDNFDRPYKARNLREFWQGWHMSLSTWLRDYLYIPLGGNRCTPLRRNLNLLATMGLGGLWHGANLTFLAWGLLHGVGLAATHAFAGRIGAGLEGWKAKARDAAFWAGTFGFVTLAWVFFAAPDFETAAQALARIVSFDAAGKGPGVTVTVITLGVIGFQALNLDWLRACPPLLSRLSAPALACALGVLGALAVRLGPDGMLPFIYFSF from the coding sequence ATGCAGTTTCTTAGCCTCGAGTTCGCCTTTTTCTTCCTGGCCGTGCTGGCCGGAGCCTGGGCTGCGCGCCGAAACGCCCTGGCCTTCCGGCTGCTGCTCCTGGTCGCTTCCTATATCTTTTACGCGTCTTTTCACCTGGGGTTCGCCGCACTGCTTCTCGGCGTGAGCCTGTCCACCTGGGGCGCGGCCCTGGGCGTGGCCCGGCTTCAGGCCCCCGGCCGCAGGAAGGCCTTGCTCACGGCGTATCTGGCGGCGCTTCTCGGCGAGCTGTGCTTCTTCAAATACTACGCCCTGGCCTCCGAGCTGACGGGTGCGCTGCCGGAGCTGTCCATCGTCATGCCCGTGGGCATCTCCTTCTTTACTTTCCAGGCCGTAGGCTACGTGGTGGACGTGTTCCGCCGCCCGGAGGAGGTCCAGCGTTCGCCCCTGGACGTGCTCCTGTTCATGGCCTTTTTCCCCACGGTGCTCTCGGGCCCCATCCTGCGGGCCAGGGACTTCATCCCCCAGCTCCGGTCGGCCGCCCCCGCTTGGACGGACGCCAACCAGGCGTTCTGGCTCATCATGGTGGGCCTGTTCAAGAAGGTGGCCCTGTCGAGCTACCTCTCCGAGCACATCACCCGTCAAATCTTCAGCAACCCCGACGATTTTTCCAGCCTGGGCGCGCTGGTCGGGGTGATGGCCTACAGCGCCCAGATCTACTGCGACTTCTCCGGCTACTCGGATCTGGCCCAGGGACTGGCCGGGCTTCTGGGACTTCGCGTGCCAGACAACTTCGACCGGCCCTACAAGGCGCGCAATCTGCGCGAATTTTGGCAGGGCTGGCATATGAGCCTTTCCACCTGGCTTCGGGACTACCTCTACATCCCCCTGGGCGGCAACCGCTGCACGCCGTTGCGGCGCAACCTGAACCTGCTGGCCACCATGGGCCTGGGCGGGCTCTGGCACGGCGCCAACCTGACCTTCCTGGCCTGGGGCCTCTTGCACGGAGTGGGGCTTGCGGCCACGCACGCCTTTGCCGGGCGTATCGGGGCGGGGCTTGAAGGCTGGAAGGCCAAGGCCCGTGACGCGGCCTTCTGGGCCGGAACCTTCGGTTTCGTCACCCTGGCCTGGGTGTTTTTCGCCGCTCCCGATTTCGAGACGGCGGCTCAGGCCCTCGCCCGCATCGTGAGTTTCGACGCCGCCGGGAAAGGGCCCGGCGTGACGGTTACGGTCATCACCCTGGGCGTCATCGGCTTCCAGGCCCTGAACCTCGACTGGCTGCGCGCCTGCCCGCCGCTGCTGTCCCGGCTTTCGGCCCCGGCCCTGGCCTGCGCGCTTGGCGTTCTCGGAGCGCTGGCCGTTCGTTTGGGACCTGACGGCATGCTGCCGTTCATCTACTTCTCGTTCTAG